In bacterium, the following are encoded in one genomic region:
- a CDS encoding DUF1343 domain-containing protein, which produces MLHSVSRWRVYFPLPFTMLLVCMLMLPRTGMARGTLPRDMSAGPTPAVKLGCEVLLSDSLHLINGKRVGLLCNHTSLLSNGVALFDTLRQLDAVELAAVFTPEHGFTGSADAGLHVSSGRIGDIPQYSLYGNTRRPTHEMLSGIDVLLMDLQDVGARYYTYITTMMFCLEEAAKTGTRVVVLDRPNPLGGVQVEGPIRDDSLQSFVSYLPVPVRHGMTAGELARMAIGEGWLRGGVRPFCTVVPMRGWKREMVYEDTGLPWRRPSPNIISPEAALAYVGTCLFEGSNISEGRGTAIPFLLIGAPFVDGAAAVAALNGLHLPGVRFSEETFTPESRPGARHPRYEGERCGGIRLQITDARSFPAWRCGVEILRVLRHLHHGKVRCTSYLSLLTGIARPCTTLSATLRGAIDEDIATFRRVSLPYLLYH; this is translated from the coding sequence ATGCTGCATTCCGTTTCCCGGTGGAGGGTGTATTTCCCGCTTCCATTCACCATGCTTCTCGTCTGCATGCTGATGCTTCCCCGGACCGGGATGGCGCGGGGCACATTGCCACGGGATATGTCAGCGGGACCTACGCCTGCGGTGAAGCTCGGATGTGAAGTGCTGCTTTCGGATTCACTGCATTTGATCAACGGCAAGAGGGTGGGATTGCTGTGCAACCATACGTCGCTTCTTTCGAACGGCGTCGCGTTATTCGACACCCTTCGCCAGCTCGATGCCGTGGAACTTGCAGCAGTGTTCACACCGGAGCACGGTTTCACCGGAAGTGCGGATGCGGGATTGCATGTCTCTTCAGGCCGCATTGGTGACATTCCTCAATACTCCCTTTACGGGAATACGCGGCGTCCCACACACGAAATGCTTTCCGGTATCGACGTGCTGCTGATGGATTTGCAGGATGTCGGCGCGCGATACTATACCTATATCACGACCATGATGTTCTGTCTCGAGGAAGCGGCGAAGACGGGTACGAGGGTTGTTGTACTCGACCGCCCCAATCCCCTTGGTGGCGTGCAGGTGGAAGGTCCCATCCGCGACGACAGTCTGCAGAGCTTTGTGTCGTATCTTCCCGTTCCCGTGCGTCATGGGATGACAGCAGGAGAACTGGCGCGCATGGCCATTGGGGAGGGATGGCTGCGTGGTGGCGTGCGTCCTTTCTGTACCGTCGTCCCAATGCGTGGATGGAAGCGGGAAATGGTTTACGAAGATACAGGTCTGCCCTGGCGTCGTCCCTCTCCCAACATCATTTCGCCCGAGGCGGCGCTTGCCTACGTGGGCACCTGTCTGTTTGAAGGCAGCAACATTTCAGAGGGTCGCGGTACCGCAATTCCGTTCCTGCTCATCGGCGCCCCATTTGTTGACGGGGCCGCTGCAGTCGCGGCGCTGAATGGACTTCATCTGCCGGGCGTACGTTTCTCGGAGGAAACGTTCACACCGGAGTCTCGTCCCGGAGCACGCCACCCCCGTTACGAAGGGGAACGCTGCGGCGGCATTCGCCTGCAGATAACGGATGCGCGCAGCTTTCCGGCATGGCGATGCGGTGTGGAAATTCTTCGTGTCCTACGGCATCTGCATCATGGAAAAGTGCGCTGTACGTCGTATCTTTCCCTATTGACCGGTATCGCTCGCCCTTGCACAACATTGTCTGCGACACTGCGGGGGGCAATCGATGAAGACATCGCAACGTTTCGCCGCGTCAGTCTGCCGTACCTCCTGTACCACTAA
- the ndk gene encoding nucleoside-diphosphate kinase has protein sequence MERTLAILKPDCVRKNLIGDVIKQITEAGFRVRGMRMVWLTAETAGGFYEVHRERPFFNDLVAFMSSGPCVPIVLEKDNAVADFRTLIGATDPAEAADGTVRKLYADSKGENIVHGSDSDENAAIEIGYFFAGRDLIDQA, from the coding sequence TTGGAACGAACACTTGCAATTCTCAAGCCCGACTGCGTCAGGAAAAACCTGATCGGCGATGTCATCAAGCAGATCACCGAAGCCGGATTCCGCGTACGCGGCATGCGCATGGTGTGGCTGACGGCTGAAACCGCCGGCGGGTTCTATGAAGTGCACCGCGAGCGCCCCTTCTTCAACGACCTCGTTGCCTTCATGTCTTCCGGTCCCTGCGTCCCCATCGTTCTCGAGAAAGACAACGCCGTTGCGGACTTCCGCACGCTCATCGGCGCCACCGATCCCGCAGAGGCGGCAGATGGCACCGTGCGCAAGCTGTATGCCGACAGCAAGGGCGAGAACATTGTCCATGGATCCGACAGCGATGAAAATGCCGCGATCGAGATCGGATATTTCTTTGCCGGACGCGATCTGATCGATCAGGCCTGA
- a CDS encoding OmpA family protein, whose product MQRYASYITSLIFVAVLLSGCSGTEPADIALVTGGVVENVGENVNSAWDDYAPAVTANGTLFFTSRRPNPKRQDYWDDVYRVNHIERDWEKPVYLSEVINTPESQGAISISPDGRTLFLALCRQPDGFGKCDIYMAEWNDRGTEWSSARNLDNPEGKDLRMEPVVDNFDQINTTYWESQPSIAPDGRTLYFASDRPGGYGGTDLWMSRRQLDGTWGRPVNLGPDVNTKGEERTPSIAFDGRTLYYSSDGFPDGENSKAAGGMDLYVTRNQGSRWSRPMNLGYPINSVNDDVFISSTLSGDTLYFASNRPGGYGEFDLYLLLDPPFPPDAVVNIFGVVTDIETGQPLASTPITIEDYGTGEIINKFQSLESGQYQFIVPAGREYRISAEQKGYIFKSEVFEVPELTTYRRLEKNIALEPIPPIITVPPKTNLTVLFDFDKATLRPESKPELERAIRFILQNPGRRFEISAHTDALGTEEYNLDLSERRAAAVKTYLVENGVPEDIIISKGYGESQPIDDNETPQGRQRNRRVELTVIE is encoded by the coding sequence ATGCAACGGTACGCATCTTATATTACTAGCCTCATTTTTGTCGCGGTTCTGCTGAGCGGCTGCTCCGGTACGGAGCCTGCCGACATCGCATTGGTTACGGGCGGTGTTGTGGAAAACGTCGGCGAAAATGTTAATTCCGCGTGGGACGATTACGCCCCGGCGGTAACTGCGAACGGAACACTGTTTTTCACTTCCCGTCGTCCCAATCCCAAGCGTCAGGATTACTGGGATGACGTGTATCGCGTCAACCACATCGAACGCGACTGGGAAAAGCCCGTGTACCTCTCCGAGGTCATCAACACGCCGGAATCCCAGGGTGCGATCTCCATCTCGCCCGACGGGCGTACGCTTTTCCTTGCGCTTTGCCGCCAGCCTGACGGCTTCGGCAAATGCGACATCTACATGGCGGAATGGAATGACCGCGGCACCGAGTGGTCCTCTGCCCGCAATCTCGACAATCCCGAAGGCAAGGACCTTCGCATGGAGCCTGTCGTGGACAACTTTGATCAGATCAACACGACGTACTGGGAATCCCAGCCTTCCATCGCGCCGGACGGACGCACGCTGTACTTCGCCTCGGATCGTCCGGGCGGCTACGGTGGCACGGATCTCTGGATGTCCCGCCGTCAGCTCGACGGAACCTGGGGACGCCCGGTAAATCTCGGGCCGGATGTCAATACCAAGGGCGAGGAGCGCACACCCTCTATCGCCTTCGACGGCCGCACCCTTTATTACTCTTCCGACGGTTTCCCCGACGGCGAGAATTCCAAGGCAGCCGGTGGTATGGACCTGTACGTCACACGCAACCAGGGCAGCCGCTGGTCCCGTCCGATGAATCTCGGATACCCGATCAATTCCGTGAACGATGACGTGTTCATTTCCTCAACCCTTTCCGGTGACACCCTGTACTTCGCGTCAAATCGTCCGGGTGGCTACGGGGAATTCGATCTGTATCTGCTTCTCGATCCGCCCTTCCCGCCTGACGCCGTCGTGAACATCTTCGGTGTGGTGACCGACATTGAAACCGGTCAGCCGCTGGCATCCACACCGATCACCATTGAGGATTACGGCACGGGCGAGATCATCAACAAATTCCAGAGCCTCGAAAGCGGCCAGTATCAGTTCATCGTTCCCGCCGGTCGCGAGTATCGTATCAGTGCGGAGCAGAAGGGTTACATCTTCAAATCGGAAGTGTTTGAAGTTCCTGAACTGACCACATACCGTCGACTCGAAAAGAATATTGCACTCGAACCCATACCGCCCATCATCACGGTTCCGCCGAAAACGAACCTGACCGTGCTCTTCGACTTTGACAAGGCGACCCTGCGTCCCGAATCCAAGCCCGAACTCGAGCGCGCAATCCGCTTCATTCTGCAGAACCCGGGACGTCGCTTTGAAATCTCTGCGCACACCGATGCACTTGGCACGGAAGAATACAATCTGGATCTCTCCGAACGCCGGGCAGCCGCCGTCAAGACCTATCTGGTTGAAAACGGTGTGCCGGAAGATATCATCATCAGCAAGGGCTATGGTGAGTCGCAGCCTATTGACGATAATGAGACACCACAGGGCCGCCAGCGCAACCGTCGTGTTGAGCTGACAGTCATTGAATAA
- a CDS encoding VWA domain-containing protein yields the protein MNTMVTAVRTMRSWSFIILLAAFFGLSQTAEAQPNLNFKRITVNWPTIELYFSVGCNGNPAYNMAKQDFKIFENGVEVKDFTLWCPDPTVRCAISVALVFDASGSMSGAGNAGAKAAGRAFVDLMDGVLDEATIIWFNTAVNIAQQMTTLKPLLYSAVDGLPAGGGTAVWDGCYAGIIELINNGVNQCRAVIVMTDGGDNSSTRTPAEIISLANRNRIRVFTIGLGTSINATELEMIALLTGGRYYQTPNAGQLAAIYQEISTIIFQGFQECVITYERDCADGGMRTVELQLVNFCGGTDVKTK from the coding sequence ATGAATACAATGGTCACTGCTGTACGTACCATGCGTTCATGGAGCTTCATTATTCTGCTTGCCGCTTTCTTCGGTCTCTCGCAGACCGCAGAAGCGCAGCCGAACCTGAACTTCAAGCGCATCACGGTGAACTGGCCGACGATCGAGCTGTATTTCTCGGTCGGCTGTAACGGCAATCCTGCTTACAACATGGCAAAGCAGGATTTCAAGATTTTCGAAAACGGCGTTGAGGTCAAGGACTTCACGCTGTGGTGTCCCGATCCGACGGTGCGCTGCGCGATTTCGGTCGCCCTGGTATTCGATGCCTCGGGCTCGATGAGCGGGGCGGGGAACGCGGGTGCAAAAGCCGCGGGCCGTGCGTTTGTGGATCTGATGGACGGCGTGCTCGATGAGGCGACGATCATCTGGTTCAACACGGCAGTGAACATCGCCCAGCAGATGACCACGCTCAAACCGTTGCTGTACTCGGCGGTCGACGGCCTTCCGGCCGGGGGCGGCACGGCCGTCTGGGACGGCTGTTATGCCGGTATCATCGAGCTGATCAACAACGGCGTCAACCAGTGCCGTGCGGTGATCGTGATGACCGACGGTGGGGACAACTCATCGACACGCACACCGGCGGAGATTATCTCGCTGGCCAACCGCAACCGTATCCGCGTGTTTACGATCGGCCTGGGAACGTCGATCAACGCGACCGAGCTCGAGATGATCGCGCTGCTGACAGGCGGGCGCTACTACCAGACGCCGAACGCGGGTCAGCTGGCGGCGATTTACCAGGAGATTTCGACGATTATCTTCCAGGGCTTCCAGGAGTGCGTGATCACCTACGAGCGCGACTGCGCCGATGGCGGGATGCGCACGGTGGAGCTGCAGCTGGTGAACTTCTGCGGCGGGACGGACGTGAAGACGAAGA
- a CDS encoding NUDIX hydrolase yields MSLGRWTRRAGEVLLRNPWWEYRRDDVTLPSGSRGEYHFVHTPGSVMVIPEHEDGRIVLVRQYRYLNDRESVEFPAGGVKEGQGREQAARAELREEAGLEAAELQEIGQFNPFNGVTDELCSVYLARGLRACAAAPDETEEFEILTLRSEEFPAMVKDGRIWDGMTLATWSLLRSMREQK; encoded by the coding sequence ATGTCTCTCGGACGCTGGACACGGCGCGCCGGGGAAGTCCTTCTGCGAAATCCCTGGTGGGAATACCGGCGTGATGATGTGACACTCCCCTCGGGATCCCGGGGGGAGTATCATTTCGTGCACACCCCCGGATCGGTGATGGTCATTCCCGAGCATGAGGATGGCCGCATCGTGCTCGTGCGGCAGTATCGCTACCTCAACGATCGGGAGAGTGTGGAGTTTCCGGCCGGGGGTGTCAAAGAGGGACAGGGGAGGGAACAGGCCGCAAGGGCGGAATTACGGGAGGAAGCCGGGCTTGAGGCTGCCGAGCTGCAGGAGATCGGGCAATTCAATCCTTTCAACGGCGTGACTGACGAGCTCTGCAGTGTGTATCTCGCCCGCGGACTGCGTGCCTGTGCAGCAGCGCCTGATGAAACCGAAGAATTTGAAATCCTCACCTTGCGCAGCGAGGAATTTCCGGCGATGGTGAAAGACGGGCGCATCTGGGATGGCATGACACTTGCAACATGGAGCCTCTTGCGCAGTATGCGGGAGCAGAAGTGA
- a CDS encoding PorT family protein has protein sequence MRLPFLRSCFVIASLLVMSSAGMAQTVYSPDVSRVFVSGFLGLNHNTNMGEFRTDCDCNFEGGFNLANIGAQIGADITYAWSPSWAVMAKIFYDNKHTMESYERDIDTPISTGSQVRVDPVTYEEIGDVSLSYLTVGLYARWQPRLARWYVFAGPAVGIPMAANIRHDQEIVDAELSYRELLDTRREVSTGEFDGTLRLEAMVGFGYDYIVRPRWYINPEIRVGYPLTKVTDIVTDRGRDIALDDWKVMSVQFSIGLKYEAF, from the coding sequence ATGAGATTACCCTTTCTGCGATCTTGTTTTGTGATCGCAAGCCTGCTGGTCATGTCAAGCGCTGGCATGGCACAGACCGTCTACAGCCCTGACGTCTCTCGTGTGTTTGTCAGCGGCTTTCTGGGGTTGAATCACAACACGAACATGGGGGAGTTCAGAACCGATTGCGATTGTAATTTCGAAGGCGGTTTCAACCTCGCGAACATCGGCGCCCAGATCGGAGCGGACATTACGTACGCCTGGTCACCATCCTGGGCTGTCATGGCAAAAATCTTTTATGACAACAAGCACACCATGGAATCCTATGAGCGTGACATCGACACGCCGATCTCCACAGGGTCTCAGGTTCGGGTCGATCCGGTGACGTATGAGGAAATCGGTGATGTGTCACTCTCGTACCTGACTGTCGGACTCTATGCCCGCTGGCAGCCGCGTCTCGCCCGCTGGTACGTTTTTGCGGGTCCCGCCGTCGGTATTCCCATGGCCGCGAACATTCGTCATGATCAGGAAATCGTTGATGCGGAGCTGTCGTATCGTGAGCTGCTGGATACGCGTCGTGAAGTATCCACTGGCGAATTCGACGGAACGCTTCGACTCGAAGCGATGGTCGGTTTCGGCTACGATTATATCGTCCGACCGCGCTGGTACATCAACCCTGAAATCCGTGTCGGGTATCCGCTGACGAAAGTCACGGACATCGTAACGGACAGGGGTCGTGATATCGCCCTCGATGATTGGAAGGTGATGTCAGTCCAGTTCTCCATCGGGCTCAAGTACGAGGCCTTCTAA